From the genome of Cytophagales bacterium WSM2-2:
GTTACAATTGGCCAACAAAAGCTCAAGCAATGAAAATTCACGTTTGGTCACCAATACTTCCTGCTGATTGTAAAATACTTTTCTCGAAAGCAAATCCATCTCCAGCTGCTTTAACTTGTATTTGGTAGTATTTCTGGAACTCCCTTTTCGCGTCACAGCCCGGATGCGTGCCAGCAGTTCTCCAAAGTCAAATGGTTTTTTGATATAGTCGATCGCTCCTTTATCGAGGCCTTCGATGACGCGATCTGTACTGTTGATTGCACTCATGATCATCACCGGAATCGCTATCTCAAAGCTTCGCAAATTATCGAGCACATCAAAACCATTTTGTCCGGGGAGCATCAAATCCAGGATGATCAGATCATACGGCTCCGAAGCAGCCAGGGTCAACGCCTCACTCCCATTTCCGACACTGTCAACAGCATAGCCGTT
Proteins encoded in this window:
- a CDS encoding DNA-binding response regulator; translation: MKILLVEDEPKLNEFVRKGLEQNGYAVDSVGNGSEALTLAASEPYDLIILDLMLPGQNGFDVLDNLRSFEIAIPVMIMSAINSTDRVIEGLDKGAIDYIKKPFDFGELLARIRAVTRKGSSRNTTKYKLKQLEMDLLSRKVFYNQQEVLVTKREFSLLELLLANCNRVVTKTEMAEKVWEVNFDMGSNVIEVHLSQLRRKLGNPDIIQTKIGLGYYIEGELIKT